From Bombyx mori chromosome 3, ASM3026992v2, the proteins below share one genomic window:
- the LOC101741709 gene encoding cyclin-dependent kinase-like 4, with the protein MSAGMQQRVDRRSAFSPSTPNSRAMDKYEQLSVVGEGSYGVVLKCRRRDTGQLVAIKKFLETEDDAAVRKMALREIRMLKKLRHDHLVNMIEVFRRKRRFYLVFEYLDHTLLDELEASQGGLGEDTAKKHLYQLLKGIDYCHQNSIIHRDVKPENVLVSNAGIVKLCDLGFARTLAAPGEPYTEYVATRWYRAPELLVAEHRYGPEVDVWALGCLFAEMLTGDPLFPGDSDIDQLALIIKTVGKLAPRHQQIVSRLTASAAPRSARTLPGVGAARDLLAACLRTEPRARPTAAALLRHKYFALDGFADNFNAELRKKLGKQTDTPPSQQSTARVFGKPRHQWTLNVIPDHTRSRTDSTAGESLIDYNYTPNPDTQMETSTNEKKSQQNLNAQNLENELQVMQESVSVVLPAPARPAPPRSLARALNETFQTFPVPVSTYPRTPYIKKVNNKLIMDEDLLRGRALAKKTNKKCAPEISLPYVAGASNSPVKKVKKPHPAHAASKSYELWEHARNGVDLVVNARTPTNLPYM; encoded by the exons ATGTCAGCGGGGATGCAGCAGAGAGTGGACCGTCGCTCGGCGTTCTCACCGTCGACGCCTAACAGTCGCGCCATGGATAAATACGAGCAGCTATCCGTG GTCGGCGAGGGTTCATACGGCGTGGTGCTGAAGTGCCGTCGCCGCGACACAGGTCAGCTGGTCGCCATCAAGAAGTTCCTTGAGACCGAAGACGATGCTGCGGTCAGGAAAATGGCATTACGAGAGATCCGCATGTTGAAA AAACTGCGTCACGATCATCTGGTGAATATGATTGAGGTGTTCCGCCGAAAGCGAAGGTTTTACCTGGTCTTCGAGTACTTGGATCACACGCTGCTGGACGAGCTTGAAGCTTCACAAGGAGGCCTCGGGGAGGACACAGCGAAGAAACACCTGTACCAATTGCTGAAGGGAATTGATTATTGCCATCAGAATTCC ATAATACATCGCGACGTGAAACCGGAGAACGTACTAGTGTCAAACGCTGGTATCGTGAAGCTCTGTGACTTGGGATTCGCGAGAACTCTGGCCGCTCCCGGCGAGCCTTACACGGAGTACGTGGCGACGAGGTGGTACAGGGCTCCTGAATTATTGGTCGCAGAGcacag ATACGGTCCAGAGGTAGACGTTTGGGCACTGGGCTGTCTGTTCGCGGAGATGTTGACGGGAGACCCTCTGTTCCCTGGAGACTCCGACATAGATCAATTAGCCCTTATAATAAAGACTGTAG GTAAGTTAGCTCCTCGTCACCAGCAGATAGTGTCGCGGCTAACGGCGTCTGCGGCGCCCCGCAGTGCCCGCACGCTCCCCGGGGTCGGCGCGGCGCGGGACCTCCTCGCCGCCTGTCTGCGGACCGAGCCCAGGGCAAGACCCACTGCTGCAGCGCTCTTGAGGCACAA GTATTTCGCATTGGACGGATTCGCGGACAATTTCAACGCGGAACTCAGAAAGAAACTAGGGAAGCAAACGGAC ACTCCGCCGTCGCAGCAGAGCACAGCACGAGTGTTCGGGAAACCGAGACATCAATGGACATTGAATGTTATACCG GATCATACTAGGTCACGTACGGACAGTACAGCGGGAGAATCTCTGATTGACTACAATTATACGCCTA ACCCAGATACGCAAATGGAAACATCGACGAACGAGAAGAAATCTCAACAGAATTTGAATGCACAGAATCTAGAGAACGAG CTGCAGGTAATGCAAGAGTCTGTGAGTGTGGTACTGCCAGCCCCGGCGCGTCCCGCACCGCCGCGCTCTCTAGCGCGCGCCCTCAACGAGACATTTCAG ACCTTTCCGGTACCGGTCAGCACGTATCCGAGGACACCCTACATAAAAAA AGTGAACAATAAGTTAATCATGGACGAGGATCTCCTCCGAGGGCGCGCCCTCGCCaagaaaacaaacaagaaatgtGCTCCTGAAATCTCTCTGCCGTACGTCGCTGGAG CAAGCAACAGTCCCGTTAAAAAAGTGAAGAAGCCGCACCCTGCGCATGCCGCCTCCAAGTCTTACGAGCTCTGGGAGCACGCG CGTAATGGTGTCGATTTAGTTGTGAACGCGCGAACTCCAACCAATCTACCGTACATGTGA